In Misgurnus anguillicaudatus unplaced genomic scaffold, ASM2758022v2 HiC_scaffold_31, whole genome shotgun sequence, a single window of DNA contains:
- the LOC141362958 gene encoding uncharacterized protein, producing the protein MKMVTLLFVISLFINGVFYKKSYCAGVFGAGKGKSVSVIGGESVTLLTDVPDVKKHDVIRWRFRHENSPLAELDRTAGIFSIHDDVHDGIFKNRLQLDHQTGSLTITNIRNTDSGVYELDISNSSTHTIHQSITVTVCALGLSLGAVAGICFTFLLIAAVTVAVIYYRLRFHWIDKCWDKMESVLKGGSVTLHTDLTDIQSDDEIEWRFGPQEVTIAKSTKGRINYFDERFRDRLTLNQKTGDLSIKDITNEQSGFYRLKTIKNGNLSSKKFYVIVIGKVMTVNAGESVTLETHVTEIQRDEKIEWMFGDKESIIAQIDSAFDIFYTCDGGNDVFNNTLELDHQTGDLTIKNIRKRHAGVYTLKTILSGNVSFRRLRVIVTGVIRKIQKGDLETALVV; encoded by the exons ATGAAGATGGTGACTTTACTCTTCGTCAtctctttatttataaatg GTGTTTTCTATAAGAAATCCTATtgtgcaggtgtgtttggtgcAGGTAAAGGGAAGTCTGTGTCAGTGATCGGGGGAGAATCTGTTACTTTACTAACCGATGTTCCTGATGTCAAGAAACATGATGTGATACGGTGGAGATTTCGTCATGAAAACTCTCCTCTAGCCGAACTCGACAGAACGGCTGGTATCTTCTCTATACATGATGATGTTCATGATGGGATATTCAAAAATAGACTCCAACTGGACCATCAGACTGGatctctcaccatcacaaacatcagaaACACAGATTCTGGAGTTTATGAACTAGATATCAGCAACAGCAGTACACACACCATACATCAGTCAATCACAGTTACTGTGTGTG CATTGGGTCTGTCTTTAGGTGCTGTAGCCGGAATATGTTTTACTTTCCTCCTTATTGCTGCTGTAACTGTTGCTGTAATTTACTATCGCTTGAGGTTTCACTGGATAGACAAATGTTGGG ATAAGATGGAGTCAGTGTTGAAGGGAGgttctgttactctacacactgatcTTACTGACATACAGAGTGATGATGAGATCGAGTGGAGGTTTGGACCTCAAGAGGTCACCATTGCTAAAAGCACAAAAGGAAGAATCAATTATTTTGATGaaagattcagagacagactgacACTGAACCAAAAGACTGGAGATCTCTCCATCAAAGACATCACAAATGAACAATCTGGATTTTATCGGCTAAAGACCATAAAAAATGGAAACCTGTCTTCCAAGAAATTTTATGTGATTGTCATTG GTAAAGTAATGACAGTGAATGCAGGAGAGTCTGTCACTTTAGAGACTCATGTTACTGAAATACAAAGAGATGAGAAGATAGAGTGGATGTTTGGAGATAAAGAGTCTATAATAGCTCAAATTGACAGCGCATTTGATATCTTCTATACATGTGATGGTGGTAATGATGTATTCAACAATACACTGGAGCTGGatcatcagactggagatctcaccatcaaaAACATTAGAAAAAGACATGCTGGTGTTTATACACTAAAGACCATCCTCAGTGGAAATGTCTCTTTCAGGAGACTGCGTGTGATTGTCACAG GTGTCATTAGAAAGATTCAGAAAGGGGATTTAGAAACAGCTTTGGTGGTTTAA